The DNA sequence TTTTGATTGATTCACTTATAAACAAAATGGCTAACTGATATAAATTTTTATATATGCACATTGCTAAAGTTAACAGCACTAAATTAGACATAAAAATAGCTCTTTCTAAGAATTGTTCTAATGTCCTTGATCCTCTCTACATATTCAAATATAACCACTCTTTTTCCATGCAGAACTCAATTAATTCTTCCACCACCCAAAATTTTCTTGATAAATATATCTTAAGACAAAAGACTAGGTCAATATCTTCCGAAAATAGTCTAAACAGTCCCTATAAATGGCCTAATCAACTTTACATTTCCTCAAGGCAGCAATCAGAGAACATACATTTGGTAAATATTTCTCTTATTGTCGAGAGTTTTTGCCAATATTGTTGCCCACACAGACCTTATTATGGAAATGAAGAAGATGGCTTGTGCAGCCCTTGTTGCTGCTGCCTCCATGAGCGCGGTTTTGGCTCAGGCTCCGGTTGAGGCTCCAGCCGAGTCTCCTCTTGCCGAAGGACCGATGAGTGCTGCATCTGCTGCATTGCCTGCTCTTGGAGTCGTTGGGGCTAGTCTAGTGTCACTCGTTGCCTTCTACCTCCAGTAAAGAATTGATTGAAGGGGTTGATAAAATGAGGGTAGAGTTTGTGCATGGGCATCGAAATTTAGTGTACTTTTCGTATTTGTGTCTTCTTCTAGTTTCATTTACATATGAGAATCGATTGATTCTGATGCAATGGAatttagtaaaataaaataaaagaaaaattgaCCAAATCGTGTGTTGTTGGATTCCATTTGAAGAAATTAACTATGTAATCTAGGACTATGTAATGGTATTTTGATTGTCATCAAAGAATAGAGAAGCTCTCATATGCTGCAGCAGTTGCATAAAATTTATACATTAATTACTGGAGTGATACCAAAAGGAAAGTTTCAGCAAAAGGGATctgattatttataaaattttcattTCCATTGTTTGTGTGGTGCTCCACTCTCCTTCTCAATCCATGTAAACCTTAAAATCTGGATGCTACAAAATGCATTGCActaggttttataaaattgtagatGCTAGTCCAATAGTAGATGCATTGAATCTCAATGTAATAATATGTATAGAAATGAAATCCAGAATATGTACTGTTTCTTATTACAAGTAAAGCCAGAAAATATACCATGTATATCATCAAGTGTAACTCAAAGAACTTAAAAGAGGAACCGATTAACCAATCCATTGATTCTTCTGTGATTCACCGTCCTCTTAGACCTTCCCAGCTTTCGTCTCTACTTATTACTAAGATAAGATTTACCAATTGTAGAATCCAAGCAGTATCTTCCTTTTTACTATAAATGCTTGGCCTGCAACAGTTGCACtgttaaattttattttattttgagtATCATTTGACAAAGTCCGAATTTTGATGTAGCTGTAAATATTCCGATTAATAATTTGAAGTTCCTATATGATCTCTTTAATATATGAAATTTTTTCACATATGAAAATCAGGTTAGAATTCCTAAAAGCTACAGGTTTCATCGTTCCCACCATTTCTTGCTACTCTTTTTCACCTTGGACGTGCCAAGTTTTTGAAATGTTGCTTTTGTCTTGTGTAACTGAGATTTGTAGTCTTTCTTCCATGTTTCAAATTGCAGTTTAAGCTTTCGAAGCTCGTCTACTGAATTTTCATCTGAACCCGACTCTCCAAAAAATGAAAAAGAGCCGCCATTAGCATCACAAAGCAAAGGAGCAGAATCTACCATTGTGATTTCATTTGCATTTTTCTCTGCAGATTGAGTTTTACTAGCCACTTCAGCTAGGCTCACCTGCGGTACATATAAAAGTAAACAAAAATTAATGACTTCAGCTCTGTCTTCAAACAAATATTGGAAAGAAATCTTACTTCAATTGTAATTATTTCTAACTAAAATCATTATTTCTCCTTTTCTTCCCCGTAGTTATTTAACTAACTTATTATCCTGCATCTTTTAACCAAATATTTTATAAGCACTGGGAAATTTCTACACTGGAGTCTGggagaaaaaaaaaatcaaggCTTAATTGTTAATAAAGAAAGTAATAATCCAATATGCATCCTGAAGAATGTGAACATTTGTTTTTTGAACCCTGaactttaaatttttttttaaacaaTCCCTAAACTATGGATTTTGGATAATTTAGCTCCTAAGTCATTCAATGTGACCACATTTAATTTTCTAACTTATCTTAAGGTAACTAGTGTTCTTTTATCTTTATTCTAGTCTGGAAGAAGCATTCAAGAGCTTAGCAGATTTGGCTGACAAAAGGGTAGAAATGTAGGATTAATCAGGATCTTGGGAGCAAATTGTTCAAGGTTCATTTTGACTAAAATAAGAACGAAGGGTTTAAAGTGTACAGTTTCAAGATAATTTAGGCCTAGTAATAATGCATATGGAAAAAAGAAACTAGTTAGTGATTATCCATGAACAGGCATTTATATAATTTGTCAGGAACAATGGGGAAAAAAAAGGAAGAATATCAGTTGGTGCAACTGACTTGTATACATGTCAACTGCTCTTGCCACATCTTCTCCATTGATTTCATTTTTGCTTCATGTTGCTGCCACTGTTTCTCAAATTGTGCAATTTTCATCAGCAAACCAAACTTTTCCTCCTTTTTATTCTCTAGTGCTGCCTCGGTCTTCAGAACTCTCCGTTGCAGCTCATAGACATCACAATATGGAACATGAACACAATCCTATATCCAAGTACATAAATATTGCAAAACTTATGAGCACTGGATACTGATAGTATATAATGATCATAAGTAATATACACACACCTTTGCTTTCTGCCTTCTACTGTCATTTTTCTCGGTAAATTTAAGATGTCTCCGGATCAACCAGCCTCTTGCTACTGAAAGAATAGAATTAGAAAAAATGAGATGCTTGTATAGACCTACACTAACATTTCAACAAAAGAATTATCTCCCATACCAGACTGCAAAAGTAAGACAGCTCTATGTCGCGTCTGTAATGTTCTGCTAGCAATATTTCTAGCATTTTCAGCTCGAACAACTGCAAGAGACACAAATTCAAATTAGATTCATTTAAATTTTCATcattatttgattttttttcacTTTGAACTTTTTTAATTGGGGGAGGAGGGGTTAATTAAGTGTTAGAAGATTAAAGCCATAACTTCATTTAGAGCCATGGCCTTTAAATTAGCTGTTCAATATTTTACAGTTCTATAAAATGTATTACATGATTGCAGTGTAATTATCCCTCGTATGAGCTCTTCATGGCAATGTCCATGAAAGTAGGTCTGAGTACCAAGAATCCTTTGTAGTTCCTTTTCTCTTGTATAATCCCCTATATCAGTCTGTAATCTTGGGCAAAAAAAATGTAAATATGCAATCACAAAAGAAGTAACATACATGCTTGAAAATGTAAAATGTTCATTAAAAAAAGTGATCAAAGAAAAATATTCAATGTGGCTTGTCGGGAAGGCTATAATATAGGATTTACCATATTATAATCTAATTTTTTGTGTCAAGTAGTTGAATGTATTAACATGTAAACATGAGTCTCTTAACATTTATATTTTCACCCTGATTACACAACTACTTTTATATTTAGTTATTTAATTCCTACTGAACATGATTTATAAACAAAAATAGAGAACACACATAAACAGCTAAACAAGGATTCTAGGATTCTATTGATTACATATGTTAACTATAATATGATCCAATAAAATCTGCGTGATACCTCAACGGTATTAAGAGAGTTAGTATCTTAAAAAGTTATAATACTCAAGTAATTGCAAAATGGTAAATCAATCCTATCAAGTATCTATTTTCCAGGTAAATATTGAGAAGCAATTGCATTTCTAACACACACTTCTTTAGAACCTCGAAATGAAAAAAGTTGCACATTTCACCTTCTGTATTAGATATCCATTTGTGTCTCCTTGAAAGAAACATTTCCCATTGGCTTCTTTAACATCAATTTTTTCAGGTGATTTGAATCCGCTATCCATTGAAACAAGTATATCCTTTCTTGTTGAATTATTGCTTTGCAAATTTACAGGCCAACACTTCTTTCCAGGAGGTAACCGGGCCTTTGAAATCGGACGAACTGGCAACGCTGGTGGCAGATCCTCTGCATTGTGATCTGCAGTTTGCTGAAGTTTTTCAAGCATAAGCTCAAGTGTAGACATTGGAAATTTTGTATTCTATTGAAGCCTTTTGGTGCAGATGGAGAAAATAGAGAGGTGTTAGAGCTTTACAAAGGCTGTGTAAGTTGGCATAGTTATTGTGCAAAGAATCTAGTATTTTGGAACTTATTGGAGAACAAAGAGTTGCATATGTTATATATATGACTGAATGGATTACTGGTGTTCTTTGCTTTTGGCTTTTAAAGCCAAGTTAAGAAACACATCACATGGGATTGTTGCCACTTTTCTGAGAAAACATTATCTGACAATTTTGTTTTAATGATATTTTTTCATGAATTAAGAGATTAAATTTCTGATATTGAGAATGAGAGGTATGATTAGAACTCTAAGGTGTCATTTTAAAAGCAATACcagtattatattcttcatgtTAAAACCAATTCAATATTAATGTAGTACTATACATATTATATTTGCATAAAGGACTAATTGACTAGCTAGTGTTGCTTTTGCACTTTTACAGGATCTTTTAAGCAAAAGTGACACATCAATAATGTACAAATCTATCATGGCCATTCTGTTCACAAATGCAAGTCTTACATTTCAATCCATAATAGCCGCTAATAAACAATCATTTTAGTTAGACTAATCTGCACTTTACATCCCAAAACTTTGGCTGAATTTCACTTGAggtttaatattttaaattaaaacaaTTTACATCTCAAAGTTTAGAAACGCCGTCAATAAGCATAGGTTTAATGTTTCAGAGTTAAGTCAGACGTTAACGTTAATGTCAGGATATTTCTGGTAAtgtatattttcaaaaaatttatgcAAACATAAATTATAGTTGCATCTCATATTTTATCTTAAATCTCATTTTCGGTCTATAATTTTATACTATAACAGTTTGCATCCTATAATTAttttaaacaaataaataaatttatctaaaataattcaatttttattttattaatttaaaatgaaATATAATAAGTCGAAATATAATATTCCCTCTATCTCATCCAATCTTTTTTACATTAGAAGACGTGGACTCGGCACGCATTTTAAAACTCTTATGAAATATAGTTGCCTCAATTTCTTTTTTAAATTCTTTTCTTCCAAATAAAAATTTAATgttcatttttttttataaaaaaagaaaattttaaaaatcaattatggTACTATAATTTGTAATGGCCTCAATTATAAGACGGATGAAGTATTATATTAAGAAAAACTAGTAAATAATCATTAGCTAAATAAGATAAGCGTAACGAGAATAATTAAAGATAGTCTGGTTCTAATATTTGAAAATTAATTTAAACGGTCAgcattatataatattatatggTATCTACTTGTACAGTATTTAAAATTAtacttaaattcataaataacttatgcttttatgatttgtaaattttataaataaagtAATATCGTATTATAAAATTCTTAATcatttttctctctattttctctcTGATTTCAGTTAAATTATAATTGTGAAAACAACAatgaattaattattattttatgaGTTTCGTGTAAgtcataaaattttataaattaactTTTAGAATTTCTAATGGTCCAGTTTTAAAATCCTAATGTgaacataaaaaaaaatataactacattattttttgataatttGAAATTATCATTATTTTTTAATAACTGAATTACAAAACTCTAGGATGTAAAGTAAGATTTGAGAAAAAAATCTAGGATGCAAActgaaatataaaaatatttccaaaaataCCCTTCTGACAATTAACGTTAACGTCTGAGTTAACAGCCAAACTATCAAAGTGATACAAAAAGTCCCCGTTTTTCAAGTTTAGGATGCAAATTGTTAAGGTTAAAAGTAATAGTACCAAAGTGAGATTCAGGCAAAATTTTGGAATGGAAAGTGCTAATTAATCttttagttatatatatatattggggaatgatcaaatacaaactatAATAATCCATAGACTAATTAGCACTTTGCCTCCCAAAATTTTGGATGAATCTCAATTTGGTACTGTTATTTTTAACATTAATAGTTTGCATCCTAAACTTAAAAAAACGGTTATTTTTTACATCCCTTTGCTGGTTTTGACGTTAACTCAGACGTTAACGTTAATTGTCAGAAGGGCATTTTCGGTAACATTTTTATATTTCAGTTTGCATCCTAGAATTTTCCTCAAATTTTACTTTGCATCCTAGATTTTTGTAATTCATGTTATCAAAAACTAATGGTAATTTCAAATTATCAAAAAATAATCGAGTTGTATTATTTTTTATGTTCACATTAGGATTTTAAAACTAGACCATTAGTTAATTTGGTCTAGTTTATATGATTTTTTAACGCGGAATCTTTATTATTTTGGTTGTATATTAAGTTCTAAGagttaatttataaaattttaggactcacACGGAATTTTAAGAATTTTATAATACGATATGACTTTATATTTTAAGTATTGTGCAATTAGATAtcatataatattatataatcttgaccgtttaaaataattttcaagtatTAGGGTCAAACTATCTTTAATCAAAATCCATTTTTGGGGCGCAACAAGAATTTTAATTTTCAAATGATATCTCTCATTACGCTTATTTTATTTAGCTAATGATTATTTACTCTTTTTTTAatataatactccctccgtctcatAATTGAGGCTACTACAAATTATGATACCAttattgatttttaaaattttcttttttcttgtATAAAAAATTGTacattaaatttttatttaaaagaaaagaatttaaaaaaaaattgaggCAACTATATTTCATAAGAGATTTAAAATACGTGTGGACACCTGTCGCCCAACGTAAAGAATTGGGTGGCATAGAGGAAATATTATACTTCGACTTATTATCTTTCATTTTAAATTATATCCAAACTTGAAAAAAGAAAATTgaattattataaataaatttatttatttattacttaaaATAACTGTGGGATGCAAACTGTTACAATATAAAGTTATAGACGTAAAATGAGATTCAAGATAAAATATGGGATGCAGACTGTAATTTAAGTTTgcataaattttttaaaaatatacatTACCAGAAATACCCCTCTGACAATAACGTTAACGTCTGACTTAATGTCAGAAACGTTAAAGGGATGCCTATTGATGACGTTTTTAAATTTTGGGGTGCTAactattttagtttaaaatattaaaccTGAAGTGAGATTCAGTCAAAGTTTTGGGATGTAATGTGTAAATTAGTCAAATCCATATAAAAAGCTGTTAGCAGCTTACAGGAGTGATCTGTGGTAACATAGAAGCGCAACATAAGCCCAAGCAGTGGCGGACGCAGAACTTTTTTTTAGGGGGGTCCAAAAAAATTTTCGTGCTAAACTTTTGACCATTAAAGTTTTAATTTACTTAAATTTTGGAAAAATTGATAAAACATTAATGCAAAATTAAAATATAACTCAAGTGCTTAAGGGTTTATTTCTTGTCGTTCCAGGTTTTGGGTTCGATTCTCGTTCACCCCCGAGATTTGTTAGGACAGATACTTAATTGTAAGACATATAAGCTAAATTAGtcaaagaatatatatatatatatattataagaATACTCTGCACATTTCACCTATTCACCATGATTTATATGTTAGGAAGAGTAGTCAACGTACATAAAATACAATACAGGTAGAAAAGACTacaaagaaaaaaaatgaagTAGAGATAAAAGGGCACACCAAAACATTTATTAAAAGAAAATAGGAGGGGCTCGAACCCTGTTCTCCAAGAAAAACAACTCCATTAACAACCAGCTCAACTACTATCACAATTGTGTTTTTAGGCATACTACTCAGATTTTATTTAGAAAATCAGGGGGGGCCAGGGACCCCTCTGGACCCCCCCTAGATCCGCCACTGAGCCCAAGTACACTTTTTCGAAGTTTCAGGAGCGTTACTGTAGTGGTTTGCCTGAGCGATATGCATAGAATGATCTACAAAGCATCAGCAGATCACAATTGACTTGAGAACCGCATAGTAATTTACGATAAGAGGAGATTAGGTTGTTAAACTTGATTTATATCAACTTTTTCTTCCCTAACTCCCGCTCACACATTGAATTCATAAAACCTTAGCAGGTCCAACATTCAATGAGTAAAGAAAGATGGGCAAAGGGGGATTAACAAAAGTGATAATTAAACTTATTGGTTCCAAAAGCAAATGATACAATACGACAAAGGGCGGAATGCAGGGAACGTAGTAACATGATGTACAAAATAAGTTAATTACTTCTATATATATTCACTGAACATGATTATGATTTAAGTAAGCTTAATGCATGCAAAAATAAGTGAAATGAGTATAAAACTTGGGATCTAAAACAGGTAACAATATCTAGAGAACAAGAGCGTATAATGTATTAGTGGAAGTGATCATGAAATTGCAACTCATTTTCCGCTCAATGCATGTTCCCTACTTATCTAGTTTTATTTAGACTAATTAGCACTTTACATCCCAAAACTTTAGCTGAATCTCACTTTGATACTATTACTTTTAACCTTAACAGTTTGCATCCTAAACTTAAAAAACGGTGACTTTTTGCATCCCTTTGGTAGTTTTGCTGTTAAGTCAGACGTTAACGTTAATTGTCAGAAGGACATTTTTggtaatatttttatatttcagTTTGCATCCTAAAATTTTACTCAAATCTTACTTTGCATCCTAGAATTTTGTAATTcagatattaaaaaataatggtaatttcaaattatcaaaaaataaatcgagttatattattttttatgttGACATTAGGATTTTAAAACTGGACCATTGGTTAATTTGGTCTagtttatataattttttaaggCGGAATCTTTACTATATTTGTTGTATATTAAGTTCTAAAAAgtcaatttataaaattttatgacTTACAcaaaactcataaaataat is a window from the Apium graveolens cultivar Ventura chromosome 1, ASM990537v1, whole genome shotgun sequence genome containing:
- the LOC141661892 gene encoding myosin-3-like, whose amino-acid sequence is MSTLELMLEKLQQTADHNAEDLPPALPVRPISKARLPPGKKCWPVNLQSNNSTRKDILVSMDSGFKSPEKIDVKEANGKCFFQGDTNGYLIQKTDIGDYTREKELQRILGTQTYFHGHCHEELIRGIITLQSFVRAENARNIASRTLQTRHRAVLLLQSVARGWLIRRHLKFTEKNDSRRQKAKDCVHVPYCDVYELQRRVLKTEAALENKKEEKFGLLMKIAQFEKQWQQHEAKMKSMEKMWQEQLTCIQVSLAEVASKTQSAEKNANEITMVDSAPLLCDANGGSFSFFGESGSDENSVDELRKLKLQFETWKKDYKSQLHKTKATFQKLGTSKVKKSSKKWWER